The Desulfuromonadaceae bacterium genome contains the following window.
AATGCCGTGCTGCGCCTGCTGCTTGGCACAGACCCGGTTGGCGACAACATGGATGAGATATGAAAATAACCCTCAACGGCAAAGAAATTCTTGTTAGCAACCCGCTGAGCATTGTCGACCTGCTGGCCGAGCACACCCTCGACAGCACCCGCGTGGCGG
Protein-coding sequences here:
- the thiS gene encoding sulfur carrier protein ThiS, which encodes MKITLNGKEILVSNPLSIVDLLAEHTLDSTRVAVELNREVICANAFATTLLGDGDSLEIIHFVGGG